The following coding sequences are from one Nicotiana tomentosiformis chromosome 3, ASM39032v3, whole genome shotgun sequence window:
- the LOC138907957 gene encoding uncharacterized protein, with product MKVYERVIEVSLRRTVYISDNQFGFMPGHFTTGAIHLIRRLVEQYRDRKNDMHMVFIDLEKVYNKVPREVLWRCLEANGVSITCIKVIKDMDNGAKSLERKGNQNIDVQALIDKATRLDIFECGGILICDVVSSSLFERIKVRRCYGLLRVAFEANIRKWRLRSGCQR from the exons atgaaagtttatGAGAGGGTGATAGAAGTGAGTTTAAGGAGGACGGTGTATATATCCGATAACCAGTTTGGGTTCATGCCAGGTCATTTTACTACGGGAGCtatccaccttattaggaggttaGTGGAACAGTACAGGGATAGAAAGAATGAtatgcacatggtgtttattgatctGGAGAAAGTGTATAacaaggttcctagagaggtTCTATGGAGATGCTTGGAGGCAAATGGTGTGTCGATTACTTGCATtaaggtgattaaggacatgGATAATGGAGCTAAGAGTCTG GAAAGGAAAGGAAATCAGAatatagatgttcaggccttgatcGATAAAGcgacgagacttgatatttttgagtgtggtggaattctcatttgtgatgtggtgtcgtcgtccttgttcgaacgcattaaggttcgacggtgttatggtcttcttcgagTTGCCTTCGAGGCAAATATTAGGAAGTGGCGTCTAAGAagtggttgtcagagatag